Proteins encoded together in one Xenopus laevis strain J_2021 chromosome 6L, Xenopus_laevis_v10.1, whole genome shotgun sequence window:
- the galnt4.L gene encoding polypeptide N-acetylgalactosaminyltransferase 4 L homeolog (The RefSeq protein has 1 substitution compared to this genomic sequence), translating into MRIRVRRCPLIVKTCAILGFFMIAYIFVEFSAPVFHTSVSEGLTTKRRLERDITVAEEKYEELKQPVYKKPPPDPNMPGEWGKAARLELGPTEKKMQEESIEKYALNIYLSDQISLHRHIMDNRMYECKSKTFSYRKLPTTSVIIAFYNEALSTLLRTIHSVLESSPAVLLREIILVDDFSDKVYLKSQLEDYIGGLDRVRLIRTTKREGLVRARIIGATYAIGDVLTFLDCHCECVTGWLEPLLERIGENETAVVCPVIDTIDWNTFEFYMQTGEPMIGGFDWRLTFQWHAVPEKERQRRKSRIDPIRSPTMAGGLFAVSKKYFEYLGTYDMGMEVWGGENLELSFRVWQCGGTLEIEPCSHVGHVFPKKAPYARPNFLQNTARAAEVWMDGYKELFYNRNPPAQKENYGDISERKLLRERLQCKSFDWYLKKVFPELHIPEDRPGWHGAVRSMGISSECLDYNAPEHNPTGAHLSLFGCHGQGGNQFFEYTTKREIRFNSVTELCAEVPDQQTYIGMMHCTKDGNSVPKNIAWEFRNDGTIYHPSSGMCISSYRTPEGRADVQMKGCDPSDKNQLWKFER; encoded by the exons ATGAGGATCCGTGTGAGAAGGTGTCCACTAATTGTAAAGACATGCGCAATACTTGGTTTTTTTATGATAGCTTATATATTCGTTGAATTTTCTGCCCCTGTGTTCCACACTTCTGTGAGTGAAGGGCTCACAACAAAGAGAAGATTGGAGAGAGATATCACTGTAGCAGAGGAAAAATATGAAGAACTTAAGCAACCAGTTTATAAAAAGCCTCCTCCGGATCCAAACATGCCTGGAGAATGGGGTAAAGCTGCCAGATTGGAGCTTGGacctacagagaaaaagatgcaGGAGGAAAGCATTGAAAAATATGCCTTGAATATTTATTTGAGCGACCAGATATCACTGCATCGGCACATAATGGACAACAGAATGTATGA atgtaaaTCAAAGACATTCAGCTACAGAAAGCTTCCAACAACATCTGTTATCATTGCTTTCTACAATGAAGCTTTGTCAACGCTGCTCCGGACAATACATAGTGTTCTAGAATCTTCCCCTGCTGTACTTCTGAGAGAAATTATATTGGTGGATGACTTCAGTGACAAAG tgtatttAAAATCCCAACTTGAAGACTATATTGGTGGCTTGGACAGGGTTCGCTTGATAAGAACCACAAAACGTGAAGGACTGGTTCGTGCCCGAATAATTGGAGCAACTTATGCAATAGGTGATGTGCTCACATTTTTAGACTGTCACTGTGAGTGCGTTACCGGTTGGCTGGAACCACTTTTGGAAAG GATTGGTGAAAATGAAACTGCAGTGGTCTGCCCTGTGATTGACACAATAGACTGgaacacatttgaattttacatGCAAACTGGGGAGCCTATGATTGGAGGTTTTGACTGGAGACTAACATTTCAGTGGCATGCAGTACCTGAAAAAGAGCGCCAGAGGCGAAAATCCAGGATTGATCCAATCAG ATCACCTACCATGGCAGGAGGGCTATTTGCTGTTAGCAAGAAATATTTTGAATACCTTGGCACCTATGATATGGGGATGGAGGTTTGGGGAGGAGAAAACCTAGAACTTTCATTTCGG GTTTGGCAGTGTGGGGGTACACTTGAGATTGAACCATGTTCCCACGTTGGACATGTATTTCCAAAGAAAGCTCCCTATGCAAGGCCAAATTTTCTGCAGAACACAGCCCGAGCTGCAGAAGTCTGGATGGAtggctataaagaacttttttacaACAGAAACCCACCTGCACGGAAG gAAAATTATGGTGACATTTCAGAGCGAAAATTACTTCGAGAGAGACTGCAATGCAAGAGTTTTGATTGGTACTTGAAAAAGGTTTTCCCTGAATTACATATACCAGAAGATCGGCCTGGCTGGCATGGTGCA GTCCGCAGCATGGGTATAAGCAGTGAGTGTCTTGACTACAATGCACCAGAACATAATCCCACTGGAGCTCATCTCTCATTATTTGGATGTCATGGGCAAGGTGGCAATCAG TTCTTTGAATATACAACAAAGCGAGAGATACGCTTTAATTCAGTCACAGAATTATGTGCAGAAGTCCCTGATCAGCAGACATACATTGGAATGATGCATTGTACAAAGGATGGCAACTCTGTTCCTAAAAACATTGCATGGGAATTCAGAAAT